The DNA region ggaagcaACACAAGAACAATTGCGATAATTGCAAAAGAAACGGCGAGAGCGAGTGGGTGAAATATCCGGAAACCAACGATCTCAGCGATGTAAATGAACGCTAAACCAAGGCCAGCTTCATTCAAGAAAAGCAGAGGAAAAGGTAAAAAAGGATAAAATAATGACAAAACAAGAAAATAATAGTAACCGAACACACTCTCCAGGAGAATATTTGGCCAACGGGACTTCTCATTCGATATCGCACAGGCCCGGCATGCATataaaagaggaaaaaaaaaaaaaaaaaaaaaacgggCGAGAGAGGGAAGGAAACTGTAGGGACTGGCTGGACATTGGCTTGATCTGTCGAGCAGGCTCTATACTCGCCATCGCACCGCACTCTGAACGGGAATCCGATTGCGGATCCAGCGAGCTTGGGGCCGCAGAAGCCAAAAGACGATGGTTTCAGATGGTCCCAAGCGTCAAAGCTTCTGCCGCGAGGAAATGATCCTCAAACAGCCTGTCTGCCAATGGCCGTAATCTTGATACAGGTCCGTAATGGGCCGTATTccattttttttctcccttctttttttatcctcattttttcttttcttttccccgGTAGAGGCCTAAAAGAAACAGGGATATCGTGGGCAACGCAGCATGTTGTGCTCCGGCAGGGAATCTCTTCCTCAGCCTCGGCCCCCATACGCACGCCACAGAGTACAGCATGGGTCATAAATTAGTACCGTGTTGGACACCGTAAATACCtgttgccttttttttttttttttctcctgcATCATTGGCGCTGACTGAGGGCAGGCGTGGGTGTGGTTTAATGTATATCATGGTTGCCAACCAGGTTCTGATAGGCGGAAGACAATGCAGGTTCAACGACTAAATCGAACAGTCCTGCGTGTATTGAGTGCTCTGAGGAGTCCGTAGAGGCCTCTGGCCCAGTCAAACCGCCCCACTGgcggtagtggtggtggtggataaGAAACCAATCGGCCTTCCGAGAGGTCGTTTAGCCACCACAGCTGAAAGTCGTAGGTGATAATCGCCCGCGTTAACGGTCATCCTTTCATGAAGGGTAGGTAAATCGAGCATATTTGCGTTTAAGATAGAGTGTCTGCATGATCAGCCCAGCGCTGATTCTGTTCGCTCGAATGGCGACACTCGAAAGCGCGTCGACTGCCAAGTGTGAACGAGAGATCTCGCGTCGGACGATGCCCGATGTCACGTGTAACAACCCCGGCTAAACCATATCTACAAATACCTTTTTAGGACTAAGCGACAGTTGATTAACTATGCGTTCATAAAATAAAACTAGTATTTGATCTTGTTTATTGGTATTTGACTCGTTACGCAGGGACTAGCCCATCGCCTGTATTCCATCATGAGCCAAAACACGAAGTTCATCCAGAGAAATATAGAAGATCGTCGCCACTGCGGCTTGAGAACAAGGCCGACCCGAAGAGCTGATACCGTGTGGTTGGTGTTCGTTGGGGGGTTCTTAATGCCGTAACCGGGAAAATAGCCTATAGTAGAATAGGGATATAGTAGTTAATCCCCCATCGAACCAACCAGAAAAGTGCAATCGAAGCGTACCTCTGTCTGCACTAGTTGTGGCTGTCCTGGAGAGTCATAACCAAAGACTTTGATCTTACCTGCCACTCGGTTGTCCTCCTGTTTGGTCCATTCCAGAATTATGACTAGCTGAACGGTAGGTGAACGACTGACCAACCACAGCTGCATATCCCCATACAGATGAGCACAGCTGCCGCTCCATTTTGTCTCTACTTTTGCTTGTGGCTGGTCTTTGTTACCAAAGTGAATGCTCAAATTGGACTTTTGCTGAAAGTGTTGAACGGCTAGTGGTGTTGCAAATTGACACTAACAAATATTAACATAGAGGAATGGATACAACGGCCTGGTGGAAACGAAGATTTTGAGATGCATGAGCGCCAGTACTGTCAAGCAGCCAGGCAAATACCAGGACGTCTTGCAAGTTTGGGTCCAAAGTTAGGCTTTCTGTAGCCTTGACACAGATTCAGCGACCCCGTGATTTAGAATCATAATTGATCCGGTCAAGGGGACCAGAAGAGCATAGAATTGAAGTATTCACATGGACGTATTGCCCAGAAAGTGACCACTGGCCCTTTTGGTAATAGCAGTCCTGGTCCCACGTATTGGAGAAGCTCGTTCAATGCATCCATTCTTGCCCAATGACCGCACGAGACAAGAGCCTGTCCCAGGATCGATATCCTCGTAGAGAGGGTCCTGGACTTTAGTGGCAGTAAGGATCTCATGACAAATGCGGTTGAATAGCCGCATAGTATGTAGGTATACCAAAACTAGAAATGGACCATTGACCACTAGATGCATGGCATGTTTGCCTTTAGGTTTATACAAAGTGGAAGAGTAAACATTAAAATTATATCGTGGCCAAGTTTGCTGTGCACTGTGCAATGGAAGATGGAGAGCCTGCGCACTTAAGTAAATCAGAAGTTCTCCAACCTTGTTGAATCTGATACATTCCGTACAATGCTACTGTACGGAGCAGTAGCGCAGACGATCCTTTCAggctgctttttttttttcccttccgTGGTGCTCCTGTGCTCCGTGAGAAGCGGGAATAATCGATGTAtttcgtactccgtacatttCTGTACGAGTGCTAGTATCAAATTCAAAGACCAACATCATTGGCCCCATTGATAATAGTGGAACGAGATTCCGCAATGACTGGCTGACAGCATTTCTCCTAAGGATACTTACCCGACGGGACAGTCAAACTGTCAATGATAATCATCAGCGAGCACGGTTAGTGGAGTTGAAACCGTCGAACAGACCCACCACAGACCGGCGACAAGCGGGCAAGCGACGTGTGTGATCACGATCGTCAAGGAGGCTGGGGGCAAAAGTATTCTTGTGAAGAGTAGTACCTCGTACTTTTTGCATTTCCGGAGATGAGCGCGGCGTAACTATAGGCCTCACAAGGACTGGGCCTCAAGGCGCGTAGAAGATGATAAATCCCATGCAGAGCGTCATCCAGAACCAGTTTTGAGGCCTTTGTCATTGGTCCTTGGTGATATCCCACCCTTGTCAAGAGGGAGTGCTCGGTATATTGAGGGGCATGCCAGGATCATAAATGAGCCTGTGAATGAACAGTTGGTCCGAGAGACGCCATTTCAATATTTGTGACAGCCAGTCGATTTCACCAGAAGGGCAAAAGATGGCAAAAGTAGTACGGCTCTGTAGGCTAACCACTGCAGCTCCCTATCCTTTATTCCGTAGTAGCGTGAACAACTTACTTCCGCAGACAATTTGATTTGACGGATCAATTGTATAGTCGACAGGTATACGGAGTATTTCTCGCTTGCATTGAGTTTGATCGATGATAGTAATCCTGATTGGAGCACTTCTCTTCGGGTGTGTGTCTTTGGGGGTGTGGCATCATGCGAAATTCAAATCAAAAGTAAGGCCCCACTTCCGTTTATATCTGCTTGTCTTtgtctcctcatccttctgTCTTTGCGGGTGAGCCAGTGGCTATGGGTGAGTGTTATTATTTTCTGGATGTGCAAAAGTAGAAGAACGATCAGCTGATCCCGCAACGTTAATTGGTCCACGATGAATAAATTCCGTTTACGCAGCGGGACGATACCGGTACAGTAAAAGTACCTGCCGCACCAGTATCGGAGACTTTGTGGCCTGTGTTTACCGGTGTGGATTCCCCACAGCCATGGTACCTGAGCGGGAGGTACCCGTAGGTACCGGGGATATATTACCAACGGTATTTCAATGCCGGTACGGTATCTTACAGTGTTGTTGTTACCCGGACCTTCTCTCTCACGAATGCTCTCAATAGTTAATTACTAgccacaaccaccaccaccaccttgcttcttctctttttccattACAGGCTCGCAGCAATGGGATCGTTCAACTCGATAAACAGAATCGCCCTTACTGCAACTAAACGTGCAGCTTTTCTACTTGAGTATGTGCTAGCCTTGTCGACTGGCGCACAGATGGCGCTGtcgaagaaagaaaaaacatCCTGGCTTCGCTGAAACCCGGCCTTGCTACATCATCGCTGCGCTAGCTGCATTCATCTCAGATTAATATGACTATCCTTTTGAAGAAATTTTTTTTGGTCTCATTCTTTGTCTCTATGACAGCTGGTATGCTGTACAGTTACATCGTGGGAGATGCGTCGTCTAACCGCCTTCTTAATATCCGCGACCCCTCCGGATTACCATGGAACAACACACATTTATTCTATAATCAATTCTTCAGATGCAggatcttttcttttcttgtttgcATCCGGCCCGACAGCAATTCAAAAATGAAGTCGTCTCATCCAATCGCTAACCGCCCCAAGTGGTCTTTTCAAAAATTGACCTAAAAAGAAGAcctaaaaaaagaaagaaaatgaaaaaagaaacgcaATTCTGATATGCTCAGTCGATTATAATCTTACTTTCTTTCAACTTTCAATGCCGCGCTGATCTTGACCGGGTGTCCGATATCTGATGTGTGACAGTTAGATCCATCTCACCACAGGATTCACCTTGTGTGTGCTTTTATGGCCTATCATACGCTGGATTCGGGATGATCTGATATGCAATGGTTAGCTATTCAGCCAGCCAATGCGCATCTTATTATCGTTTACTCATTACTATCCCCCAATTCTCTCCCATACTTGTACACCCCCTTTCTGGTGAGTACTTGCAAATTATGGCCATGAGCGTGGGGGTTtttgagaaagaaaaaagttcCCAACGAACGCTCTCACTGGTATCTAATTTTCTGGCTCTCTAGGGAATATTTCAACAACGAAACCTGACTATTACGGCTAATACTCGCCACTATGCTTCAGAAGCCTGACTCTTTTTCATCTTCGGGTGACCAGGAAGAAAAGCATGGAAACTAAATTCATTCTTTTCGCAGGGTAACGTCAATCTTGACTTAAGCTGACCGAAGTAGTTATTTGGGAAACATCACTGGTTCTGGGTACTGGATCGCGTTCATACTCTACTCAATGGGGATTCCAGTATGAAGTCGCCACTAGAGTTGAGCATGGGAACAAGACTACATACAGAGTGCGATCTGACTGGAGTCACGTAAGGAGGATGGATGCAAGACTCAGTGTGTACAGAATACTGGTGGTGTTTCTCCCCGTCGTTGGACTCGGGGGTTTTCTTGGAGACTTGATCAAGGCCGACCAGTATCTAGGTGCAGCTGCTGCTCTCCTGCGCAACTCCTGTCTCTCTTTCTACATCATTTGGCATCGTGGGTGGTGGCTGTAACTGTCAACCTTCCTGTTTACTCGCTCCCACACTCTCACTCGCCCCGGGTGGGCGGTGAGGGAAACTGTTGGGGTCAATTCGTCCCTGCGAGCGAATCCAGAAATGCTGCGTTTGTGTGTACGAGGTCACTGTGTCTTGGTCAGCCCCGACCGGTCAATTCCCAGACAAGGAGGAGGGGCATATATATTCTGTATTCGTTCTGCTGCTCGGTTCTATTCTAATTTCTGACTTGCAGTCCAGCTAGAAAAAAAGTATTTATTGGAGAATATTGACATACTGTGCCATAATAAtcccttcttttcttctttcctgaTCTGTCTTGGCGCCCGCCGGAAAAAAACGTGAGACTTGACTGTCTCGACTGCTGcatcttccttctttcttcaccCTCAGCTACTCtctgttctttctttctctctaaCTTCCGCCGtctcttcttttgctctCCTTTTCTCCCATTCCGTTCCTTTACTCCCCCCTATTTAGCGCCCTCCGCTCAGTTCCGTTTGTTATCGATCTCCACTCCTTCCCACCGCGGTTCCGCGCGTCGTCCTCTTCGTCCCAGTTCTCCTCGACTGCGCATTTCGTCCGTGGCGTCATGTCCTCCCATGACAACGCGGACAGCCAGTCTGAAACCGTAGCGAATGCTGTGACCGCCATGAAATTGGAACACGATGATGGTGATACTGCGTCGTCCGTCGTCAACGGCAGCGGCGGCGCAGtcaagaaggaagaggaggagaaaaTACTCGTCAACGGATCCGCCCTCGAAGTCAAATCCCGAAGTCAATCACATTCGCCCaccaaaaaggaagaaagagaggaacGTGAAGTCAAAGATGcagatgaggaggaaaaggttGGAGGTGACATTACGGTTCAGCTCGAGCCTGGCGAACCGCCCAAGCTGGCACGCAGCTCCTCGCAGAAGGTTGTGCCACGCCCCCCTCAGCTATTCCTAGACTTGCCCGATAGCACGGAGGAGGCCAGGTCAACCTTTGAGGTGATGGAAATGTGCACGTACGCCAACAAATACATGGGTTATACGGAACATGCTATGGAGTGCGATTGTGCGGAAGAATGGGGTAAGCTCTTTTCTTGCCCCTTTGTGCCCCGATCCCAATGATTGGAGAAAAACCGCATTTACAAGTTTCTCGGATTCTCTACATTGTGACTTTACCATCTCCAATCATTTTCAACGTGCTACTCTAACAATGACCTTCAGACTCGACAGTTGGCAAAAATCATGCCTGTGGTGAAGACTCGGATTGTATCAATCGTGCGACCAAGATCGAATGTGTAAATGATTGCAGCTGTGGCCCAGAATGCCAAAATCAAAGATTCCAGCGAAGGGAGTACGCGAATGTGGCCGTCATCAAAACCGACAAGAAGGGGTTTGGCCTTCGTGCTGAGTCCGACTTGCGACCGAACCAGTTTATTTTCGAGTACGTCGGTGAGGTGATCAACGAAGGGAATTTCCGGAGGCGCATGCGCCAGTACGATGAAGAAGGAATCAAACATTTCTATTTCATGTCCCTCAATAAGGGTGAATTTGTTGATGCGACGAAGAAGGGTAACTTAGGCCGGTTTTGCAATCATTCGTGCAATCCCAACTGCTATGTCGATAAGTGGGTTGTTGGGGAAAAGCTCCGGATGGGCATTTTTGCGGAACGTTTTATCCAGGCTGGAGAGGAACTTGTTTTCAACTACAACGTTGACCGTTACGGAGCCGACCCTCAACCCTGCTACTGTGGAGAATTGAATTGTACGGGCTTCATCGGAGGACGGACGCAGACCGAACGTGCGACGAAACTGTCCAATGCAACTATCGAGGCTCTGGGTATCGACGATGCGGATGGCTGGGACACCGCCGTCGCCAAGCGGCCGCGTAAGAAGAAGATGGGCGAAGCTGATGAGGAATATGTGGACAGCATGCAACCGAAATCTCTGGAGGAGAATGGGGTGACTAAGGTCATGGCTGCATTGATGCAGTGCCAGGAAAAATGGATTGCAGTCAAATTGCTGGGACGGATTCAGCGGTGTGAAGATGAACGAGTTCGCAATCGTGTGGTGAAGATGCATGGCTACCAAATTCTGAACTCCCAGCTCGCTATGTGGAAGGATGACCACAATGTTGCCCTGCAGATCATGGATATCTTGGACAAGTTTCCTCGCCTTACACGAAACAAGATCATTGACTCTAAGATCGAGTCTACTATTCAACCTTTGGCAACCTGTGGTGATGAAAGGGTGGAGAAGAATGCGGCCGCACTTTTGCAAGCATGGTCGACGCTGGAAGTGGGCTATCGCATTCCTCGTATGAAACGGGATCCCAACAGCTCGTCGCGAGCAGTAAACCAGTTTGGACGACGAGAAAATACCCGCGATGAACGACGACGATCAAGATCACGTTCCCGGTCCAGGTCGCGGTCGTTGGATGCACCTCGCGGCCCGCGCGGTGATCGCGGTCCGAGAAATCACCATCGCCCGCGACCATTTCGCCGTCAACCCAATCCTCTACCTCCAGGGTGGTTTGCGGCCGAATCCAATGGCCGGACATACTACTACTCTGCACGTGGAGACACAACATGGACACGGCCAACCACAcctgctcctcagcctcctccacctccgaAGGAATCGAAAGACAAGGCACTGCAGGACATTATCGATGGTATTATGAATGCCAAAGAAAACACTCCTAAGGAGAAGACTACTACTCCTGGTACGCCGCAGGCATCAAAACTCACGCCTGAGGGGAAAGAGGGATCAAAATGGAAGGGCTACAGTGAGGAAAAACAGAAGAAGCTCTATGAGAATACCGTAAGTTGCTACTTTCATTGGGAAAAATGTTACTCAACTAACTTCTCCATAGTTGTTCCCCCATATCAAGTATGTTGTGGATAAGTTCAAGCACAAGCTTCCAAAGGATGATTTGAAGCGTCATGCAAAGGACGTAAGTTTTTGAATACCTGGAACATTGACTGGCTTACTTGTATACTGACAAACTTTCACAGGTCGCCAAGAAGCTTGTGAACTCGGATTTCAAGAACAGCCGGGTCGAAGACCCAACGGCGATTAGTGACAAACAACAGAAGAAAGTCAAGAACTACTGTAAGGAGTATTTTGAAAAGGCAGTTGTTAAACATCGAGAGcatgagaagaagaaagctgGCAAGGACGGCAAGGAAACCGGTGACACAGCAAATGGCGAAAGCGATGAAGGCGTCGATGTGAAGATGTCTGACGATGAAGGCGGTAAAGATACGCCCGGAGATGGCGAGGAGACTGAGACACCAGGGTCATCCTTGAAGCGAAAGCGAGACGACGACCCAAAAAGGGAGGATGGGAAACGGAGCCCTTCCCCCTCGAAACGGCAGCGTTCCTCTACACCACCGccccctccgccgccgccgatgAGTCCTGGGCAAGCAGAGTCCACGCCAACAGACAAGCAGGCAATGCAATATGCTCCTACTCCGCCGCCACCCCCACCGATTCCCACAGAGCAGAGTTGATGTTGGAGCTTGATTGAAGTTTGAATCATCTCGTATTTTGTTGAATTTTTTGTCGCATTGATATGTTTCGATTTGTGTTGGTACATTGCTCAAATACCCCTGGGTTGCGCATTTGCATTTACATGGTCAGTTTTATTCCATGTCTGGGATGGATTTATATTGTATAACTAGCCGGTGTCTAGAAGGTACGGAGTCTTACTACGATATCTATAATTTATATTATACTACCATTATCACTTATGATCCCAATTCTCATATCCAGACGTGATGCTCATTGCTCTATCTACTTCATGAATTGTAGACAAGGCATCAATGCATTAATGATATTCCCTGGTAAAAGACAGAATGCATgaacaaagagaaaaaggtgAAGAAGGAATCTAATAGAAACTCTCCACAATACTCTCCTTATTCGCCTCACCCATACCCAAACCACGGGGACCCATTTCACCCAACCGGAACACGCTTTCAACAACACTCAGCTCCGTCGCAGTCGTGTCAAGACCAGTCACGGCCAACCAGTCGTTAACGACCATCCCAGCACCAACAACGGGACTACCACGGTTCACACTACCAGCGACAAGGGGCACCTGCAGCAGGGAGGAGAGTTCGTCCTGGTCACGGATGGAGGTTTTAGGGTGAACGATACCGCCCTGGTTAGAAAGGGCCATGTAGGAGCCTGTCAGGACGTTGTCGGCGATAGTTTGGCGGAAGACTTCGACGCCAAGAACGTCGGCGATTCTAACATTGTCAGTTTCCCATATCCTTAGAGTAGCATTGGGGGTAGAAGAAGGGCCATACATCTCCTCAGTCTCACGCTCAATATCCGGATGCACAAGGGCAACATGATCATTGCAGCAGATGACATTTCCCAATGCCGAGA from Aspergillus chevalieri M1 DNA, chromosome 2, nearly complete sequence includes:
- the set2 gene encoding SET and WW domain protein (BUSCO:EOG09261B14;~COG:K;~EggNog:ENOG410PGM7;~InterPro:IPR003616,IPR006560,IPR001202,IPR036020, IPR001214,IPR013257,IPR038190,IPR025788;~PFAM:PF17907,PF08236,PF00856;~go_component: GO:0005634 - nucleus [Evidence IEA];~go_component: GO:0005694 - chromosome [Evidence IEA];~go_function: GO:0005515 - protein binding [Evidence IEA];~go_function: GO:0018024 - histone-lysine N-methyltransferase activity [Evidence IEA];~go_function: GO:0046975 - histone methyltransferase activity (H3-K36 specific) [Evidence IEA];~go_process: GO:0006354 - DNA-templated transcription, elongation [Evidence IEA];~go_process: GO:0006355 - regulation of transcription, DNA-templated [Evidence IEA];~go_process: GO:0010452 - histone H3-K36 methylation [Evidence IEA];~go_process: GO:0034968 - histone lysine methylation [Evidence IEA]) encodes the protein MSSHDNADSQSETVANAVTAMKLEHDDGDTASSVVNGSGGAVKKEEEEKILVNGSALEVKSRSQSHSPTKKEEREEREVKDADEEEKVGGDITVQLEPGEPPKLARSSSQKVVPRPPQLFLDLPDSTEEARSTFEVMEMCTYANKYMGYTEHAMECDCAEEWDSTVGKNHACGEDSDCINRATKIECVNDCSCGPECQNQRFQRREYANVAVIKTDKKGFGLRAESDLRPNQFIFEYVGEVINEGNFRRRMRQYDEEGIKHFYFMSLNKGEFVDATKKGNLGRFCNHSCNPNCYVDKWVVGEKLRMGIFAERFIQAGEELVFNYNVDRYGADPQPCYCGELNCTGFIGGRTQTERATKLSNATIEALGIDDADGWDTAVAKRPRKKKMGEADEEYVDSMQPKSLEENGVTKVMAALMQCQEKWIAVKLLGRIQRCEDERVRNRVVKMHGYQILNSQLAMWKDDHNVALQIMDILDKFPRLTRNKIIDSKIESTIQPLATCGDERVEKNAAALLQAWSTLEVGYRIPRMKRDPNSSSRAVNQFGRRENTRDERRRSRSRSRSRSRSLDAPRGPRGDRGPRNHHRPRPFRRQPNPLPPGWFAAESNGRTYYYSARGDTTWTRPTTPAPQPPPPPKESKDKALQDIIDGIMNAKENTPKEKTTTPGTPQASKLTPEGKEGSKWKGYSEEKQKKLYENTLFPHIKYVVDKFKHKLPKDDLKRHAKDVAKKLVNSDFKNSRVEDPTAISDKQQKKVKNYCKEYFEKAVVKHREHEKKKAGKDGKETGDTANGESDEGVDVKMSDDEGGKDTPGDGEETETPGSSLKRKRDDDPKREDGKRSPSPSKRQRSSTPPPPPPPPMSPGQAESTPTDKQAMQYAPTPPPPPPIPTEQS
- the TIF6 gene encoding translation initiation factor 6 (BUSCO:EOG092644O2;~COG:J;~EggNog:ENOG410PFYZ;~InterPro:IPR002769;~PFAM:PF01912;~go_function: GO:0043022 - ribosome binding [Evidence IEA];~go_process: GO:0042256 - mature ribosome assembly [Evidence IEA]) produces the protein MAVRAQFENSNEVGVFSRLTNSYALVAIGASENFYSVFEAELQDVIPICHATIAGTRIIGRLTAGNRNGLLVPTTTTDQELQHLRNTLPDHVKIQRIEERLSALGNVICCNDHVALVHPDIERETEEIIADVLGVEVFRQTIADNVLTGSYMALSNQGGIVHPKTSIRDQDELSSLLQVPLVAGSVNRGSPVVGAGMVVNDWLAVTGLDTTATELSVVESVFRLGEMGPRGLGMGEANKESIVESFY